DNA from Clostridiales bacterium:
AGTCTTTCTTCTATTTCTTTTAATCTCTCATGGTCTTTGGGGTCTGCCGCGATGCCGCTTATTAAGGGCAGGTCGGCTGTTTCTATAATATCGTTGTTGGCTTTGATGCTCTTTTTGCTCTCCGAGATGCTTTCTTCCAGGTATTTTATTCTTGAAGACGATCTTTTTATCTCGCTGTCGCGCGCGTTCTTTTGGCTGATATAGGCGGCAAGATCCACCTTGGCGTTGGTTATCTTGGAAAGCAAAGCTTCCCTTTGGTTTTTTAGTTCTTCATAATACTGCTGTTTTTGCGTGTTTTGGCTGTCTTCGTTTTGTTTGCTGTTTGAGATAATTTGTTCTTGAGAAGTTAGGGTTTCTATATTATTATTGATTTCTATTATGCTATCTTGCGCTTTTTGGCTCTCTTCGTTATAAAATAGTATTTCTCTTTTGTAGTTTTCTATCTGGGTTAATATTTTTTTGTATTGTTCCTTTTCGGACGCCCATTCTATGTCGCGGACATGCAAATCATGCTGGCATTTTTTAAGTTCTTGGTTTATGTTTTCCAATTCTTGCTCTGCTTGAGTTTTTTGCCTCAAAGCCCCTGTCAGCTTTTCTTCGGTTTCTTTCAAAAGTTTAGTTATTTTGGCAAGCTCGTTTTCATAGCTTAAAAGATTGGAAACTTCCCGTTTTTTGCTGCCGCCTGTAATCGCGCCGCCATAGGCAATTATGTCGCCGTCAAGCGTAACAATCTTAAAAGAATAATCGCAACTTTTGGCTATTTTAATAGCCGTATCCAAATCTTTGGCTATCACCGTCCTGCCCAAAAGCATACGAATTATGCCGTCATATCTAGGGTCGTAACCAATAAGGTCGGCGGCGACGCCATAACAGCCCTCAAAACCTTTGATTTTGTCTATTAGGCTTTGGTCCAAATATCTGGGCTTGACGGCTGAAACGGGCAAAAATGTCGCGCGTCCGAGATTATTTTGCTTTAGATAATTGACCGCGTATTTCGCGCTTTGCTCGTCGGGGGTGATAATGTTTTGGGCGGTCGCGCCCAAAGCCATTTCTATCGCTGTTTCTAGATGGGGTTTGACTTTGATAACTTTGGCGACCACATTTTCTATATGTCTTGCCAAAACCGAATCAGTCTTGGCCGCGTTAAACAAAGACTTTACGCTATGGCTGTAATTGCGCATATCTTGCGCGATATCGTCAAGGAGCTTGGCTTGAGTTTTTTGCTTATGGTATTGCGCGCTCAAAGCTTCTACTTGACTGGCAAATTCTTTGCTCTGTTTTAACTTGCTATTGTATTGGTTGGTAAGCAAATCCAAATCGGCTTTTAGCTTGGAACGCTCTATCTCAAGCCTTTCTATGTTTTTGTTTAGCTTAATCGCCCTTATTTCGTCTTCGGTAAGACGGCTGGCAAGGTTTTGAACTTTTTTGGCGCAATCGTTAATTTTTTCTTCCAAATTGGCCTTTTTTTCTTTTAGGCTTGATAATTGGGATTTTATATCGGTAATTTTATTTAAAGCCTCAAGCTCTTGCTTGTGCGCTTTTTGCGCTTGGCTTTCTATCTCGCTTATTATGCTTGAGATTTCTATATAGCTGTTATTGTATTCTTCTATTTGGACGCGCAAATTATTGATAGTATCGCCTAATTGGTTGGATTTTTCTATGTTTTGGTTTAACGCCGCGACGCTGTCTTCCAGTTCCGCTTGGTCTTTTAGCAATTGGGCGGATAGCCTTTCGTTTTGTTCTTTTAGATAATTTATTTTTTCCCTTATTAACTTT
Protein-coding regions in this window:
- the smc gene encoding chromosome segregation protein SMC, whose translation is MYFKKLEIYGFKSFADKLTVEFGSGITAIVGPNGCGKSNVADCIRWALGEQSPKTLRGSSMQDVIFNGSATRKSLSYCEVLLYFDNSERIFDTDFEEVVISRKLYRNGESEYAINKTPCRLKDITAILHNSGLGKGSYSIIGQGRIDEILSAKPENRRSIFEDAAGITKYKQIKLENERKLLRAEDKLTTHIAIMNELEKNLEPLQKQCEKAQKYLDLKKRQRILDINNYIVLYETAEEKKRQAQKALDAVNQEISQKQKEYDQAYEEYIKAMEYSSQLDIDIKSLNDERLSLSLKLERAESEQKLIREKINYLKEQNERLSAQLLKDQAELEDSVAALNQNIEKSNQLGDTINNLRVQIEEYNNSYIEISSIISEIESQAQKAHKQELEALNKITDIKSQLSSLKEKKANLEEKINDCAKKVQNLASRLTEDEIRAIKLNKNIERLEIERSKLKADLDLLTNQYNSKLKQSKEFASQVEALSAQYHKQKTQAKLLDDIAQDMRNYSHSVKSLFNAAKTDSVLARHIENVVAKVIKVKPHLETAIEMALGATAQNIITPDEQSAKYAVNYLKQNNLGRATFLPVSAVKPRYLDQSLIDKIKGFEGCYGVAADLIGYDPRYDGIIRMLLGRTVIAKDLDTAIKIAKSCDYSFKIVTLDGDIIAYGGAITGGSKKREVSNLLSYENELAKITKLLKETEEKLTGALRQKTQAEQELENINQELKKCQHDLHVRDIEWASEKEQYKKILTQIENYKREILFYNEESQKAQDSIIEINNNIETLTSQEQIISNSKQNEDSQNTQKQQYYEELKNQREALLSKITNAKVDLAAYISQKNARDSEIKRSSSRIKYLEESISESKKSIKANNDIIETADLPLISGIAADPKDHERLKEIEERL